The following coding sequences lie in one Musa acuminata AAA Group cultivar baxijiao chromosome BXJ3-1, Cavendish_Baxijiao_AAA, whole genome shotgun sequence genomic window:
- the LOC135628913 gene encoding acetyl-CoA acetyltransferase 2-like isoform X2, which produces MASEKIKPRDVCVVGVARTPMGGFLGALSSLSAMQLGSIAIKYALRRANIDPALVQEVFFGNVLSANLGQAPARQAALGAGIPNTVVCTTVNKVCASGMKATMFAAQSIELGINDVVVAGGMESMSNAPKYIVEARKGSRFGHDSLVDGMLKDGLWDVYNNVSMGICGEICADHHSITREEQDAYAIRSNERGIAARDSGAFIWEIAPIEVSAGRGRPSVIIDKDESLEKFDPVKLRKLRPSFKENGGTVTAGNASSISDGAAALVLVSGKKALELGLQVIAKIRGYADAAQAPELFTTAPALAIPKAISNAGLEASQIDFYEINEAFSVVALANQKLLSLPSEKVNVHGGAVSLGHPLGCSGARILVALIGVLRERHGKVGVAAVCNGGGGASALVLELV; this is translated from the exons ATGGCTTCGGAGAAGATAAAGCCAAGAG ATGTTTGTGTTGTTGGTGTTGCACGCACACCAATGGGTGGATTTCTCGGTGCTCTGTCTTCTTTGTCGGCAATGCAACTTGGGTCTATTGCCATCAAAT ATGCTCTTAGAAGGGCAAACATTGATCCAGCCCTAGTGCAAGAAGTCTTTTTTGGCAATGTCTTGAGTGCAAATCTAGGTCAAGCTCCCGCTAGGCAGGCTGCTCTAGGTGCTGGGATACCAAATACAGTTGTCTGCACCACTGTAAACAAAGTCTGTGCATCCGGAATGAAAG CTACAATGTTTGCAGCACAAAGCATTGAGCTGGGTATTAATGATGTAGTTGTAGCTGGTGGCATGGAGAGCATGTCCAATGCCCCCAAGTATATTGTGGAAGCACG AAAAGGGTCTCGATTTGGACATGATAGTCTTGTTGATGGGATGCTCAAAGATGGTCTGTGGGATGTCTATAATAATGTTTCCATGGGAATATGTGGTGAAATATGTGCTGATCATCATTCAATAACAAGAGAAGAGCAG GATGCTTATGCTATTCGAAGCAATGAGCGTGGAATAGCTGCTCGGGATAGTGGTGCATTCATATGGGAAATTGCTCCG ATTGAAGTTTCTGCAGGCAGAGGAAGACCATCAGTGATTATTGACAAGGATGAAAGTCTTGAAAAA TTTGATCCTGTAAAACTAAGGAAGCTCAGACCAAGTTTCAAGGAGAATGGTGGTACAGTAACAGCTGGAAATGCATCAAGTATAAG TGATGGTGCCGCTGCTTTGGTACTGGTAAGTGGAAAGAAGGCTCTAGAACTAGGACTGCAAGTAATTGCAAAGATAAGAGGATATGCTGATGCTGCTCAG GCCCCTGAGTTGTTCACTACAGCACCTGCACTTGCAATTCCGAAGGCTATTTCAAATGCTGGCTTGGAGGCATCTCAAATAGATTTTTACGAAATAAATGAAGCTTTCTCT GTTGTTGCCTTGGCAAATCAGAAGCTTCTATCTCTTCCTTCA GAAAAAGTTAATGTGCACGGTGGAGCTGTATCATTGGGACACCCTCTAGGTTGCAGTGGAGCTCGTATTCTGGTTGCCTTGATTGGG GTCCTGAGAGAGAGGCATGGCAAAGTTGGGGTCGCTGCTGTCTGCAATGGTGGTGGGGGAGCTTCTGCACTTGTCTTAGAGCTAGTGTAA
- the LOC135628913 gene encoding acetyl-CoA acetyltransferase 2-like isoform X1 — protein MASEKIKPRDVCVVGVARTPMGGFLGALSSLSAMQLGSIAIKYALRRANIDPALVQEVFFGNVLSANLGQAPARQAALGAGIPNTVVCTTVNKVCASGMKATMFAAQSIELGINDVVVAGGMESMSNAPKYIVEARKGSRFGHDSLVDGMLKDGLWDVYNNVSMGICGEICADHHSITREEQDAYAIRSNERGIAARDSGAFIWEIAPIEVSAGRGRPSVIIDKDESLEKFDPVKLRKLRPSFKENGGTVTAGNASSISDGAAALVLVSGKKALELGLQVIAKIRGYADAAQAPELFTTAPALAIPKAISNAGLEASQIDFYEINEAFSVVALANQKLLSLPSEKVNVHGGAVSLGHPLGCSGARILVALIGVLRERHGKVGVAAVCNGGGGASALVLELVPHAGHKRSLL, from the exons ATGGCTTCGGAGAAGATAAAGCCAAGAG ATGTTTGTGTTGTTGGTGTTGCACGCACACCAATGGGTGGATTTCTCGGTGCTCTGTCTTCTTTGTCGGCAATGCAACTTGGGTCTATTGCCATCAAAT ATGCTCTTAGAAGGGCAAACATTGATCCAGCCCTAGTGCAAGAAGTCTTTTTTGGCAATGTCTTGAGTGCAAATCTAGGTCAAGCTCCCGCTAGGCAGGCTGCTCTAGGTGCTGGGATACCAAATACAGTTGTCTGCACCACTGTAAACAAAGTCTGTGCATCCGGAATGAAAG CTACAATGTTTGCAGCACAAAGCATTGAGCTGGGTATTAATGATGTAGTTGTAGCTGGTGGCATGGAGAGCATGTCCAATGCCCCCAAGTATATTGTGGAAGCACG AAAAGGGTCTCGATTTGGACATGATAGTCTTGTTGATGGGATGCTCAAAGATGGTCTGTGGGATGTCTATAATAATGTTTCCATGGGAATATGTGGTGAAATATGTGCTGATCATCATTCAATAACAAGAGAAGAGCAG GATGCTTATGCTATTCGAAGCAATGAGCGTGGAATAGCTGCTCGGGATAGTGGTGCATTCATATGGGAAATTGCTCCG ATTGAAGTTTCTGCAGGCAGAGGAAGACCATCAGTGATTATTGACAAGGATGAAAGTCTTGAAAAA TTTGATCCTGTAAAACTAAGGAAGCTCAGACCAAGTTTCAAGGAGAATGGTGGTACAGTAACAGCTGGAAATGCATCAAGTATAAG TGATGGTGCCGCTGCTTTGGTACTGGTAAGTGGAAAGAAGGCTCTAGAACTAGGACTGCAAGTAATTGCAAAGATAAGAGGATATGCTGATGCTGCTCAG GCCCCTGAGTTGTTCACTACAGCACCTGCACTTGCAATTCCGAAGGCTATTTCAAATGCTGGCTTGGAGGCATCTCAAATAGATTTTTACGAAATAAATGAAGCTTTCTCT GTTGTTGCCTTGGCAAATCAGAAGCTTCTATCTCTTCCTTCA GAAAAAGTTAATGTGCACGGTGGAGCTGTATCATTGGGACACCCTCTAGGTTGCAGTGGAGCTCGTATTCTGGTTGCCTTGATTGGG GTCCTGAGAGAGAGGCATGGCAAAGTTGGGGTCGCTGCTGTCTGCAATGGTGGTGGGGGAGCTTCTGCACTTGTCTTAGAGCTAGT
- the LOC135628413 gene encoding vacuolar protein sorting-associated protein 32 homolog 2-like: MFGRLFGKPKEQTSTLATLDKLNETLEMLEKKEKVLLKKVSAEVEKAKEFTRAKNKRAAIQCLKRKRLYEQQVEQLGNFQLRIHDQMIMLEGAKATTETVDALRTGAAAMKAMQKATNIDDVDKTMDEINEQTENMKQIQEALATPIGAAADFDEDELEAELEELEGAELEEQLLQPATTAPSAPVHVPAGRVPARLAPQKNTAEEDELAALQAEMAM, translated from the exons ATGTTTGGCAGGCTTTTTGGAAAGCCCAAGGAGCAAACCAGTACCTTGGCCACCCTCGATAAATTAAATGAG ACACTTGAAATGCTTGAGAAAAAGGAGAAGGTCCTCCTAAAGAAGGTTTCTGCTGAGGTTGAAAAGGCTAAAGAGTTCACCAGAGCAAAGAATAAGAGAG CTGCTATACAATGCTTGAAGAGGAAGAGACTTTATGAGCAACAAGTTGAGCAACTTGGAAACTTCCAGTTGAGGATTCACGATCAG ATGATAATGTTGGAAGGTGCAAAAGCTACAACAGAGACTGTTGATGCATTGAGAACTGGAGCAGCTGCAATGAAGGCTATGCAAAAAGCAAC TAATATTGATGATGTTGACAAGACTATGGACGAGATTAATGAACAGACAGAGAACATGAAACAAATTCAGGAAGCATTAGCCACTCCTATTGGAGCTGCAGCTGATTTTGATGAA GATGAATTGGAAGCAGAACTGGAAGAGCTGGAGGGAGCAGAGTTGGAGGAACAGCTTCTTCAGCCTGCTACAACTGCTCCTTCTGCTCCAGTGCATGTTCCTGCTGGTAGAGTACCAGCCCGACTTGCTCCCCAGAAAAATACTGCTGAAGAAGACGAACTTGCTGCATTGCAAGCTGAGATGGCAATGTAG
- the LOC135629732 gene encoding uncharacterized protein LOC135629732: MACQSINIHSALTRQVMDASFSIFSRASMVGYRRHEPGRIMLTHGTVVCSAIQESSTAAVTDVKKQEVATKAAAPAAANDAPGKPKKPPVRPLPEMMEEEVIPSLKECLEAQEDVSEIEISFQDNRLEGSFLKKGIPYSFWAFFPNGVLTGPKGFSLSSYGSGVSTVEPFLIDEKRINAKLVVFWVKKRLAAQGILPVWTE; this comes from the exons ATGGCCTGTCAGTCCATCAACATTCACAGCGCCTTGACAAGGCAGGTGATGGATGCAAGCTTTTCCATCTTCTCAAGGGCTTCAATGGTTGGCTATCGTCGACACGAGCCAGGAAGAATCATGCTCACCCATGGCACCGTTGTGTGCTCAGCCATACAAGAGTCCTCCACTGCCGCAG TTACTGATGTGAAGAAACAAGAGGTGGCGACCAAGGCAGCAGCACCAGCAGCAGCAAATGATGCTCCTGGGAAGCCCAAGAAACCCCCCGTGAGACCATTGCCGGAGATGATGGAAGAGGAGGTGATTCCTTCACTGAAGGAGTGTCTTGAGGCCCAAGAAGATGTCTCGGAGATTGAAATCTCCTTTCAGGATAACAGG CTAGAAGGATCCTTCCTAAAGAAAGGCATTCCTTACTCCTTTTGGGCCTTCTTCCCCAACGGAGTCTTGACAG GTCCTAAAGGGTTCTCCTTGTCGTCGTATGGCTCAGGAGTTAGCACGGTTGAACCCTTTCTCATCGATGAAAAGAGAATCAATGCCAAACTAGTAGTTTTCTGGGTGAAGAAGAGATTGGCAGCTCAAGGCATCCTCCCTGTTTGGACTGAGTAG
- the LOC103984110 gene encoding KH domain-containing protein At5g56140 isoform X1 — protein MASGRYMAYSPSPSTAPQSPHISGMRSASSALVEQEKYLTELLTERQKLSPFMLVLPHSYRLLNQEILHLTTLLENASLLDQTGLEHGSPLISGGLFPNGSTTDMNGWASAFQSERLGILQPSSGNGWVGPQGSSSGLVVKRTIRVDIPVDQYPNYNFVGRLLGPRGNSLKRVEANTGCRVLIRGRGSIKDPAREEMMRGKPGYEHLNEPLHILVEADMPVEIVDARLLQAREILKDMLKPVDESVDFFKKQQLRELAMLNGTLRDEGSHTSGSASPFHNSLGLKRAKTRG, from the exons ATGGCTTCCGGCAGGTACATGGCCTATTCGCCGTCCCCCTCCACCGCACCGCAGTCCCCTCACATCTCCGGCATGCGGTCGGCCAGTAGCGCCCTCGTCGAGCAGGAGAA GTACCTAACGGAGTTGCTAACAGAGCGTCAGAAGCTGAGCCCGTTTATGCTGGTGCTGCCTCACAGCTATCGCTTGCTTAATCAGG AAATTTTACATTTAACCACGCTGTTGGAGAATGCTTCTCTTTTAGATCAAACTGGGCTTGAACATGGTAGCCCACTAATCAGTGGAGGATTATTTCCAAATGGAAGCACTACTGATATGAATGGCTGGGCATCAGCGTTTCAATCTGAA AGATTGGGTATATTACAGCCTTCATCAGGGAATGGGTGGGTTGGGCCACAAGGCAGCTCCTCTGGTCTTGTTGTGAAGAGAACTATTAGAGTGGATATTCCAGTTGACCAATACCCTAAT TACAACTTTGTTGGTCGGCTCCTTGGTCCTAGAGGAAACTCTCTCAAGCGAGTTGAAGCAAATACTGGTTGTCGTGTTCTAATTAGGGGGCGGGGCAGCATTAAAGATCCTGCACGG GAGGAGATGATGAGGGGAAAACCAGGGTATGAACATCTGAATGAGCCCCTTCACATTCTTGTAGAAGCGGATATGCCAGTTGAAATTGTTGATGCTCGCTTGTTGCAAGCCCGCGAAATACTCAAAGATATGCTGAAGCCTGTG GATGAGTCGGTAGACTTCTTTAAGAAGCAGCAGCTGCGAGAGCTAGCCATGCTTAATGGTACCCTCCGTGATGAAGGCTCTCACACATCAGGGTCCGCCTCCCCTTTCCATAACAGCCTTGGCTTGAAGAGAGCCAAGACGAGGGGGTAA
- the LOC103984110 gene encoding KH domain-containing protein At5g56140 isoform X2, with protein MASGRYMAYSPSPSTAPQSPHISGMRSASSALVEQEKYLTELLTERQKLSPFMLVLPHSYRLLNQDQTGLEHGSPLISGGLFPNGSTTDMNGWASAFQSERLGILQPSSGNGWVGPQGSSSGLVVKRTIRVDIPVDQYPNYNFVGRLLGPRGNSLKRVEANTGCRVLIRGRGSIKDPAREEMMRGKPGYEHLNEPLHILVEADMPVEIVDARLLQAREILKDMLKPVDESVDFFKKQQLRELAMLNGTLRDEGSHTSGSASPFHNSLGLKRAKTRG; from the exons ATGGCTTCCGGCAGGTACATGGCCTATTCGCCGTCCCCCTCCACCGCACCGCAGTCCCCTCACATCTCCGGCATGCGGTCGGCCAGTAGCGCCCTCGTCGAGCAGGAGAA GTACCTAACGGAGTTGCTAACAGAGCGTCAGAAGCTGAGCCCGTTTATGCTGGTGCTGCCTCACAGCTATCGCTTGCTTAATCAGG ATCAAACTGGGCTTGAACATGGTAGCCCACTAATCAGTGGAGGATTATTTCCAAATGGAAGCACTACTGATATGAATGGCTGGGCATCAGCGTTTCAATCTGAA AGATTGGGTATATTACAGCCTTCATCAGGGAATGGGTGGGTTGGGCCACAAGGCAGCTCCTCTGGTCTTGTTGTGAAGAGAACTATTAGAGTGGATATTCCAGTTGACCAATACCCTAAT TACAACTTTGTTGGTCGGCTCCTTGGTCCTAGAGGAAACTCTCTCAAGCGAGTTGAAGCAAATACTGGTTGTCGTGTTCTAATTAGGGGGCGGGGCAGCATTAAAGATCCTGCACGG GAGGAGATGATGAGGGGAAAACCAGGGTATGAACATCTGAATGAGCCCCTTCACATTCTTGTAGAAGCGGATATGCCAGTTGAAATTGTTGATGCTCGCTTGTTGCAAGCCCGCGAAATACTCAAAGATATGCTGAAGCCTGTG GATGAGTCGGTAGACTTCTTTAAGAAGCAGCAGCTGCGAGAGCTAGCCATGCTTAATGGTACCCTCCGTGATGAAGGCTCTCACACATCAGGGTCCGCCTCCCCTTTCCATAACAGCCTTGGCTTGAAGAGAGCCAAGACGAGGGGGTAA